Proteins encoded by one window of Candidatus Sumerlaea chitinivorans:
- a CDS encoding Type IV pilus retraction ATPase PilT translates to MQDDIQKAFEETHPNPSAVSTPTGAPAAPAASQLGGMQLLERLVQVLELKGGSDIHMLEGEPPRVRIHGDLVPISSREHPVVTRQDILDILQFALTPDQKRQFDETADVDFSLAFRSATGRVNVGYANGRRLHFVMRYLPSKIIPLEELGIDPVMLRKLAEAERGIVLVAGETSSGKTTTIAAMLDYINRTRYGSICTIENPVEYMIPSQKCLVTRREIGRDTPDFRHALRASVRKNPDVLLIGEIRDAETAEIALSAAETGIQTFGTIHAIGAVPAITRLQHVVGATGKLEEEFFLRLANCLRGIISQQLVKAADGKGLLPIYEILNITYTEKTYLQQRDMARLEQSLEADHNISMGHCIYNLWHAKPRRINEETIRKLYPDQFNLMMNRLSDSRGWKPLVATLT, encoded by the coding sequence ATGCAGGACGATATCCAAAAAGCATTCGAGGAAACGCATCCAAATCCATCGGCAGTCAGCACGCCAACAGGTGCACCTGCAGCACCCGCTGCTTCCCAGCTCGGGGGGATGCAGTTGCTCGAACGGCTGGTCCAAGTCCTCGAACTCAAAGGGGGATCGGACATTCACATGCTCGAAGGGGAACCCCCACGCGTCCGCATCCACGGCGACCTCGTTCCTATTAGTTCCCGAGAGCATCCAGTGGTGACGCGACAGGATATCCTCGACATCTTGCAGTTCGCCCTAACCCCCGATCAGAAAAGGCAGTTTGACGAAACAGCCGACGTGGATTTCTCGCTCGCTTTTCGTTCCGCGACAGGACGCGTCAACGTGGGGTACGCAAATGGGCGGCGTCTGCATTTTGTCATGCGCTACCTGCCTTCGAAGATCATCCCATTGGAGGAACTTGGCATCGACCCTGTGATGCTACGCAAATTGGCAGAAGCCGAACGTGGCATTGTGCTTGTGGCAGGGGAAACGAGTTCCGGAAAAACCACCACAATTGCGGCGATGCTCGACTACATCAATCGCACTCGCTACGGCTCCATCTGCACGATCGAGAACCCCGTGGAGTACATGATCCCAAGCCAGAAATGCCTTGTCACCCGCCGCGAGATTGGCCGCGATACCCCCGACTTTCGGCATGCCCTGCGAGCAAGCGTTCGCAAGAATCCCGACGTGCTGCTCATCGGTGAAATTCGTGACGCCGAAACAGCTGAGATCGCTTTGAGTGCTGCAGAAACGGGCATCCAGACCTTTGGCACCATCCACGCCATTGGAGCGGTTCCCGCCATTACCCGTTTGCAACACGTGGTTGGCGCAACCGGCAAACTCGAAGAAGAATTCTTCCTTCGGCTTGCGAACTGCTTGCGTGGGATTATCAGTCAACAACTGGTCAAAGCCGCCGACGGAAAAGGACTTCTCCCCATCTACGAAATTCTGAACATCACGTACACGGAAAAGACATATCTCCAGCAGCGCGATATGGCTCGGCTGGAGCAGAGCCTCGAGGCCGACCACAACATTTCCATGGGCCACTGCATCTACAATTTGTGGCATGCCAAGCCGCGGCGCATCAACGAAGAGACCATCCGCAAGCTTTACCCCGATCAGTTCAACTTGATGATGAATCGACTTTCAGATTCACGGGGGTGGAAGCCCTTAGTTGCTACGCTC